In the genome of Raphanus sativus cultivar WK10039 chromosome 4, ASM80110v3, whole genome shotgun sequence, one region contains:
- the LOC108855606 gene encoding shaggy-related protein kinase zeta, with amino-acid sequence MTSLSLGPQPPVTAPPPPQQLRDGDASRRRSDMDTDKDMSAAVIEGNDAVTGHIISTTIGGKNGEPKQTISYMAERVVGQGSFGIVFQAKCLETGESVAIKKVLQDRRYKNRELQLMRLMDHPNVVSLKHCFFSTTSRDELFLNLVMEYVPETLYRVLKHYTSSSQRMPIFYVKLYTYQIFRGLAYIHTVPGVCHRDVKPQNLLVDPLTHQCKLCDFGSAKVLVKGEANISYICSRYYRAPELIFGATEYTSSIDIWSAGCVLAELLLGQPLFPGENSVDQLVEIIKVLGTPTREEIRCMNPNYTDFRFPQIKAHPWHKVFHKRMPPEAIDLASRLLQYSPSLRYTALEACAHPFFNELREPNARLPNGRPLPPLFNFKQELAGASPELINRLIPEHIRRQMSGGFPVQAGH; translated from the exons ATGACCTCACTATCATTGGGGCCTCAGCCTCCGGTTACTGCTCCGCCGCCGCCGCAGCAGCTTCGCGACGGAGATGCTTCTAGACGTCGTTCCGATATGGATACAGACAAG GATATGTCTGCTGCTGTCATAGAGGGAAATGATGCTGTTACAGGCCACATCATTTCTACTACAATTGGAGGCAAAAACGGTGAACCTAAACAG accaTTAGTTACATGGCAGAACGTGTTGTTGGACAGGGATCATTCGGAATTGTATTCCAG GCCAAGTGCTTGGAAACTGGGGAATCTGTAGCCATTAAGAAGGTTTTGCAAGACCGGCGCTACAAGAATCGTGAGCTGCAACTCATGCGATTAATGGACCACCCAAATGTGGTTTCCTTGAAGCATTGTTTCTTCTCTACAACGAGTAGAGATGAGCTCTTCCTCAATCTCGTAATGGAGTATGTACCCGAGACTTTGTACCGGGTTTTGAAGCACTATACTAGTTCAAGCCAAAGAATGCCAATTTTCTATGTCAAACTGTACACATACCAA ATCTTCAGAGGCTTGGCTTATATCCATACTGTTCCTGGTGTCTGTCACAGAGATGTGAAACCACAAAATCTTCTG GTTGATCCCCTCACTCATCAGTGTAAGCTGTGTGATTTTGGAAGTGCAAAAGTATTG GTGAAAGGTGAAGCAAACATATCATACATCTGCTCTCGGTATTACCGAGCTCCAGAGCTGATCTTTGGGGCCACAGAGTATACATCCTCTATAGACATATGGTCTGCTGGTTGTGTTTTGGCAGAGCTCCTTCTTGGCCAG CCCTTGTTCCCCGGAGAAAATTCAGTGGACCAGCTGGTGGAGATAATCAAG GTTCTTGGTACTCCAACTCGAGAAGAAATCCGATGCATGAATCCAAACTACACAGACTTCAGATTCCCCCAAATCAAAGCTCACCCGTGGCATAAG GTTTTCCATAAGAGGATGCCTCCAGAAGCCATTGACCTCGCATCTCGGCTTCTTCAATACTCACCGAGCCTGCGTTACACTGCG CTTGAAGCATGTGCACATCCTTTTTTCAATGAACTCCGTGAGCCGAATGCTCGTCTCCCAAACGGCCGACCTCTACCACCGTTGTTCAACTTCAAACAAGAG TTAGCTGGGGCTTCACCAGAGCTTATAAACAGGCTCATACCTGAGCACATAAGGCGACAGATGAGTGGAGGCTTTCCAGTACAAGCTGGCCATTAG
- the LOC108855782 gene encoding uncharacterized protein LOC108855782: MLTESLMMEEKKQLDFNRPLISIRRSIQTPEPNSKTRSSGSVTNRIPPSPPVYKSDINSGPIRNPGTVPFQWEHKPGKPKDEMKPELQSVVVEQRFVPKLPPGRIVKAREREELVRKPEARVDHVEDVKSCSSWYDDDESDDTYLDATDTLTRSESFFFNCSNVSGGQGMLVEPFGTLSSDRQTQDLMMGRFLPAAKALITSETPPHLAKKPPKPVEPARQIVVVKEKQSKAEQKNPYRFHHSPDQQEEEDGDMSSMMASGVCGLLPQICLRSSFGVLNPVPSVRRQAQRGVSVRRMRSKYQDPTTTTPCYENHKVKLNGSVAQGSSVTEGKERLENLSSASRIKVSKNFGELLASDDNTWGPSSEDPVIAEKTLYVDTVHSVSKKVQEESNEQSILKSYPTLDVVPVKEDVQNLIGAGEECAAQAIAEVVEIAKEKIDLEVKLQQGNTKNLESTRLHHHHHHIVAPPPLPNAPSDSWLTRTLPTIPSKNNSFTWLHSLSIDDDNQIFKTGQTNPKWETMVKTSNTQQGFVCFSKETLNPIPEA; this comes from the exons ATGTTAACGGAGAGCTTAATGATGGAAGAGAAGAAGCAACTAGATTTCAACCGTCCTCTTATATCCATCAGACGGTCTATACAAACTCCAGAACCCAATAGCAAAACAAGATCTTCTGGTTCAGTAACCAACAGGATCCCTCCTTCTCCACCGGTTTACAAGTCTGACATCAACTCAGGTCCTATCAGGAATCCAGGAACCGTCCCTTTTCAATGGGAACACAAGCCTGGAAAGCCAAAAGACGAAATGAAACCTGAGTTACAAAGTGTTGTTGTTGAGCAACGTTTTGTGCCAAAGCTTCCTCCTGGGAGGATTGTGAAAGCTAGAGAACGAGAAGAGTTAGTGAGGAAGCCTGAAGCTAGAGTTGATCATGTGGAGGATGTAAAGAGTTGTAGTTCTTggtatgatgatgatgagagcGATGATACTTATCTCGATGCAACTGATACACTTACGAGATCTGAGTCGTTCTTCTTCAACTGTAGTAATGTTAGTGGTGGTCAGGGGATGTTGGTAGAGCCGTTTGGAACTTTATCGAGTGACCGACAAACTCAGGATCTAATGATGGGGAGATTCTTGCCTGCTGCTAAGGCCTTGATCACTTCAGAGACACCTCCACATCTCGCTAAGAAACCGCCTAAACCGGTAGAACCGGCTAGGCAGATAGTGGTGGTTAAGGAGAAACAGAGCAAAGCAGAGCAAAAAAACCCATACCGGTTTCATCATTCACCTGATCagcaagaagaggaagatggaGACATGAGCAGCATGATGGCTTCTGGTGTTTGTGGATTACTCCCTCAGATTTGCTTGAGAAGCTCTTTTGGTGTGTTGAATCCGGTTCCGTCTGTGAGAAGGCAGGCGCAGAGAGGTGTTTCTGTTCGCCGTATGCGTTCTAAATACCAAGATCCTACTACTACAACACCTTGTTATGAGAATCATAAGGTGAAGCTAAATGGATCAGTTGCACAAGGGTCTTCTGTTACAGAAGGGAAAGAGAGACTTGAGAACTTGAGCTCAGCTTCACGCATTAAAGTCAGCAAGAACTTTGGTGAGCTCTTGGCTAGTGATGATAATACATGGGGACCTTCTTCTGAGGATCCTGTTATTGCTGAGAAGACTCTGTATGTAGACACGGTGCATTCAGTAAGCAAGAAGGTACAAGAAGAGTCCAATGAGCAAtctatattaaaaagttatcCTACACTAGATGTTGTTCCTGTTAAAGAAGATGTTCAGAACTTGATTGGAGCCGGTGAAGAATGTGCTGCTCAAGCTATTGCTGAAGTAGTAGAGATTGCAAAGGAGaagattgatcttgaagtcaaACTGCAGCAGGGCAACACGAAGAATCTTGAAAGTACGAggcttcatcatcatcatcatcacattgTTGCACCACCACCATTGCCAAACGCTCCTTCAGATTCCTGGTTGACGCGTACATTGCCAACAATCCCATCAAAGAACAACTCATTCACATGGTTGCATTCCCTTAGCATTGATGATGATAATCAAATCTTCAAGACTGGTCAAACAAATCCCAAGTGGGAAACTATGGTCAAAACCTCCAATACACAACAAGGGTTTGTGTGCTTCTCCAAG GAGACACTCAACCCTATTCCAGAGGCATAG
- the LOC108845299 gene encoding uncharacterized protein LOC108845299, producing MEELEERLDEVFEDICEDTINNIIEAQTKKQKKRAFIERNREAGHIRLWNDYFSENPTYEEHIFRRRFRMNKELFMSIVYALSQNVPFFQHRPDATGRLGLSPLQKCTAAIRMLSYGSAADAVDEYLRLGESTALSCLHYFTDGIVQLFGEQYLRRPTPEDLQRLLDIGEKRGFPGMIGSIDCMHWEWKNCPTSWKGQYARGSNKPTIVLEAVASQDLWIWHAFFGPPGTLNDINVLDRSPVFDDIIEGRAPRLEYVVNGHKYKLAYYLTDGIYPKWSTFIQSISRPQGPKARLFAKKQEAARKDVERAFGVLQARFAIVKNPALTWDKKKIGKIMRACIIIHNMIVENERNGYARIDVSEFEEGSVTRSSHVETQTEMPTNLNNIFVNQNERELRDIRIHEPLKKDLVEHIWNKFGDE from the coding sequence ATGGAAGAATTGGAAGAAAGATTGGACGAAGTTTTCGAAGATATCTGTGAAGATACAATCAACAACATTATCGAGGCCCAAaccaaaaagcaaaagaaacGAGCATTTATTGAACGAAACCGTGAAGCAGGACACATCCGGTTATGGAATGACTACTTCTCCGAAAATCCCACATATGAGGAACATATCTTCAGACGCCGTTTCCGTATGAACAAGGAATTATTCATGAGTATTGTCTATGCCCTCTCACAGAACGTTCCATTCTTTCAACATAGACCAGATGCTACCGGGAGGCTTGGTCTTTCGCCACTACAAAAATGTACCGCAGCAATTCGTATGCTTTCTTATGGTTCTGCAGCCGACGCGGTTGACgaatatctccgacttggtgagaGCACGGCACTTTCGTGTTTACATTATTTCACTGATGGAATAGTACAGTTATTTGGAGAGCAGTATCTACGAAGACCCACGCCAGAGGATCTTCAACGACTCCTCGATATTGGAGAGAAACGCGGGTTTCCTGGGATGATTGGGAGCAttgactgtatgcattgggagtggaaaaatTGCCCAACGAGTTGGAAAGGACAGTACGCCCGTGGATCAAACAAACCGACAATTGTCTTAGAGGCTGTAGCTTCACAagatctttggatatggcacgctTTTTTTGGTCCTCCGGGTACGTTAAACGATATTAATGTCCTCGATCGATCtcctgtttttgatgacattatAGAAGGTCGAGCTCCAAGGTTAGAGTACGTGGTCAACGGACACAAGTATAAGTTGGCTTACTATCTCACTGACGGTATATATCCAaaatggtcaacatttatcCAATCAATCTCACGTCCTCAAGGTCCTAAAGCACGGTTATTTGCTAAAAAACAAGAAGCAGCCCGAAAAGATGTGGAACGGGCCTTTGGAGTTTTGCAAGCTCGATTTGCGATTGTCAAAAACCCGGCTCTTACAtgggacaaaaaaaagatagggAAGATTATGCGAGCATGTATCATAATACACAATATGATAGTCGAAAATGAACGCAATGGATACGCTCGCATCGACGTTTCGGAATTTGAAGAAGGAAGTGTCACCAGAAGTTCACACGTGGAAACCCAAACCGAGATGCCTacaaatctgaataacatatttgTCAATCAGAACGAGAGAGAACTTCGGGATATCCGTATACATGAACCACTgaaaaaagatttagttgagcatatttggaatAAATTTGGTGATGAATAA
- the LOC108839234 gene encoding glutathione S-transferase T2-like, translating into MANNSSSYVNLLQSQLPVDLDAAEPLWFGSEGPDEAYVMSGSEVPEASGVKSTPQQSERRKWSPKEDIILIGAWLNTSKDPIVNNEQKGGAFWKRIVEYYNASPLLVGTQPRVLHSCKQRWSRINDHVAKFSGCYDRALRQQRSGQNDDDVMKAALDSFFNIMNIKFTMDHCWRELRYDQKWCSLVQGKDTVKEKRKVVDLDGEEAAVGEEEARPPGVKAAKAALKKKKNGREEELSNLHGVLKIKEKLSRQKLLDRLFAKKEPLTEMETTVKLVTGALKVGQLTGALGVVEVTGALK; encoded by the exons ATGGCTAATAACTCGTCAAGCTATGTTAACCTACTACAGAGTCAACTTCCAGTTGATCTTGATGCAGCCGAACCTTTATGGTTCGGTAGCGAAGGTCCTGATGAGGCTTATGTGATGTCTGGTAGCGAAGTGCCTGAAGCGTCTGGTGTGAAGTCAACTCCCCAACAATCTGAGAGAAGGAAATGGTCTCCCAAAGAGGATATAATCCTCATTGGGGCATGGCTTAACACCAGTAAAGACCCGATCGTCAACAATGAGCAGAAAGGTGGAGCATTTTGGAAGCGGATTGTGGAGTACTACAACGCAAGCCCTCTGTTGGTTGGGACGCAACCGAGAGTCCTCCATTCTTGCAAGCAGCGGTGGTCTCGGATTAACGACCACGTTGCAAAGTTTTCTGGTTGCTATGATCGTGCTCTTCGCCAGCAAAGAAGTGGTCAGAATGATGACGATGTGATGAAGGCTGCTTTAGATTCTTTCTTCAATATTATGAACATAAAGTTCACCATGGATCACTGCTGGAGGGAGCTGAGGTATGACCAGAAATGGTGCTCACTGGTTCAGGGTAAGGACACTGTTAAGGAGAAGCGCAAAGTGGTGGACCTCGATGGAGAAGAAGCGGCTGTGGGAGAAGAAGAGGCTAGACCTCCCGGGGTGAAGGCTGCGAAAGCTGctcttaagaagaagaagaatggcaGAGAGGAGGAGTTGTCAAACTTACATggcgttttaaaaatcaaagaaaaactcTCAAGGCAGAAGCTCCTTGATCGTTTATTCGCGAAAAAGGAGCCTCTAACTGAGATGGAAACCACT GTTAAGTTGGTCACGGGTGCACTGAAGGTTGGGCAACTCACGGGTGCATTAGGAGTAGTGGAAGTCACGGGTGCTTTGAAGTAG
- the LOC108841668 gene encoding uncharacterized protein LOC108841668 — protein MGQDYSYSQPSSSSNSVDITSLIEAEAQLYADEAESSHFNAEPLQYQPQPECDDGIPRSCYCGAEPVVGYSTTRKDPYRRYFTCNNAEDGDCHVWKWWDVAVIEEMRDIHRELRELKGALNESEQKVVVLEKTVTEFSKKKPGVKLMVSTLVLTGLVLLILVGILLKASKDSGGPRLFLK, from the exons ATGGGGCAAGATTACAGTTACAGCCAgccatcttcatcatcaaactCTGTAGACATAACCTCCCTGATTGAAGCAGAAGCTCAGCTGTACGCGGATGAAGCTGAGAGTAGCCACTTCAATGCCGAGCCGCTTCAGTACCAACCGCAACCAGAGTGTGATGATGGAATCCCTAGAAGCTGCTACTGTGGTGCGGAGCCAGTTGTCGGCTACTCTACAACTCGTAAAGACCCATACAGACGTTACTTCACGTGCAACAATGCTGAAGATGGTGACTGCCACGTTTGGAAATGGTGGGACGTGGCAGTGATAGAGGAGATGAGGGACATTCATCGGGAGCTTAGGGAGCTTAAGGGTGCACTTAACGAGAGTGAGCAGAAGGTTGTTGTCCTCGAGAAGACAGTAACCGAGTTTTCAAAGAAGAAACCAGGAGTGAAGCTAATGGTCTCTACCTTAGTTTTAACCGGGTTGGTGTTACTTATTCTAGTTG GAATATTACTCAAGGCTTCAAAGGACAGTGGCGGACCTCGCTTGTTTCTGAAATAA